One Halostella limicola genomic window carries:
- a CDS encoding glycosyltransferase family 4 protein — MRVAVASLETWKQRDTEALRRLRRVAESLANRGHDVHVLCSQWWDGYGDRREEGDITYHGVVVSPDARQSFLLRLPVAIASVRPDIVHAGALPPAQVTPASIGSTLARCPLIVEWYGDEEAAAGSARSRRWAVRRPDVVVTPSRLVKTEVREAGADGDDVRVIPDSIDVERIRDTEPDDRGSLVYARRLDEGANLESMLLALAELRDRDWSATVIGDGPRREEYEQQARDLRIDDRVEFVGSCSRDERIAIYRGAHVFVQTARRSPFATELLWGLASGCVGIVEYHAESSAHELVENRPRGFRTTSEQELADAIVDAGRLDRLDLDESFASYDRDAVLEEYLECYRTLREGSGLF; from the coding sequence ATGCGCGTCGCCGTCGCATCGTTGGAAACGTGGAAACAGCGGGACACCGAAGCGCTTCGGCGACTGCGCCGCGTCGCGGAGAGCCTGGCGAACCGCGGTCACGACGTCCACGTGCTCTGCTCGCAGTGGTGGGACGGTTACGGAGACAGGCGCGAGGAGGGCGACATCACTTATCACGGCGTCGTGGTCAGCCCCGACGCGCGACAGTCGTTCCTGCTCCGTCTGCCCGTCGCGATCGCTTCCGTCCGGCCCGACATCGTTCACGCGGGGGCACTCCCGCCGGCGCAGGTGACGCCGGCGAGCATCGGCTCGACGCTCGCCCGCTGTCCGCTGATCGTCGAGTGGTACGGCGACGAGGAGGCCGCCGCCGGGAGCGCGCGGTCGCGGCGGTGGGCCGTGCGGCGACCGGACGTCGTCGTCACCCCCTCGCGGCTGGTCAAGACGGAGGTGCGGGAGGCGGGCGCGGACGGCGACGACGTTCGGGTGATCCCAGACAGCATCGACGTCGAGCGCATCCGCGACACCGAGCCCGACGACCGCGGGAGCCTCGTGTACGCCCGCCGACTCGACGAGGGGGCGAACCTGGAGAGCATGCTGCTGGCGCTCGCCGAGCTGCGCGACCGGGACTGGTCCGCGACCGTGATCGGCGACGGCCCCCGGCGCGAGGAGTACGAGCAGCAGGCCCGCGACCTGCGCATCGACGACCGGGTGGAGTTCGTCGGGTCGTGTTCGCGCGACGAACGGATCGCCATCTACCGCGGCGCGCACGTGTTCGTCCAGACCGCGCGGCGGTCCCCGTTCGCGACGGAGCTGCTGTGGGGGCTCGCGTCGGGCTGCGTCGGCATCGTCGAGTACCACGCCGAGTCCAGCGCGCACGAACTCGTCGAGAACCGCCCGCGCGGGTTCCGAACCACCAGCGAGCAGGAGCTGGCCGACGCCATCGTCGACGCGGGGAGACTGGACCGATTGGACCTCGACGAGTCGTTCGCGTCGTACGACCGGGATGCCGTGCTGGAGGAGTACCTGGAGTGTTACCGGACGCTCCGAGAGGGATCGGGGCTGTTCTAG
- a CDS encoding thiamine-binding protein, which yields MTVIARLEVTPLADDSMTAEIVQALEALDEQGLTYEMTPTGTVIEADSADEAFEAAKAAHDAIEGDRVITSVEVDDQRERSQDIGDRIAAVEDALGRPPRSS from the coding sequence ATGACCGTAATCGCACGCCTCGAAGTCACGCCGCTCGCGGACGACAGCATGACCGCGGAGATCGTACAGGCGCTCGAAGCGCTCGACGAGCAGGGGCTCACCTACGAGATGACGCCGACGGGGACGGTCATCGAAGCGGACTCCGCCGACGAGGCGTTCGAGGCGGCGAAGGCCGCCCACGACGCCATCGAGGGCGACCGCGTCATCACGTCGGTCGAAGTCGACGACCAGCGCGAGCGCTCGCAGGACATCGGCGACCGCATCGCCGCGGTCGAGGACGCGCTCGGACGACCGCCCCGGAGCAGCTAG
- the folP gene encoding dihydropteroate synthase codes for MEYHEAANFLYDLRSFGIRPGTESTADLLAHLDVADGPRFVQVAGSNGKGSTARMVERVLREAGLSVGLYTSPHFDDLRERVRIDGRKIPRKAVTEFVEAARSYVTDRAADGASPTFFEAMTAMAVWQFARRDVDVAVLEVGIGGKLDATSAVDPVASAVTNVALEHTSVLGDTVEEIARDKAHVAPEGAPLVTGATGDTLAAVREVAGDVVTVGEGDADVTVTYEGRVNHTEAGVTVEGPDWRVETRLSTIGAHQASNAGIASVLARQVADVSEESLERGLRNAHWPGRFEVMRQSPTVVLDGAHNPAACERLAATVEEFDYDDLHLVFGAMHDKDHREMAAALPTPDSVTTCKPNLDRAESEDVLAEVFERAGAGEIHSRNSVAGALERTLQAAGDGDFVLVTGSLFAVAEARARWTSAPIPKTLRDIEDSREALENADVTAPGVWRMRGKGVHRALKVRVQRRQAQYLKEEMLSLGGECAISGLNEREDVVLDAVLMGTLAQFKRLAEKLDDQPYGLSVFADDVRDALDIGAGPPERGYPWQDGTAVMGILNVTPDSFHDGGEYDRVDAAVRRAEEMVENGADVIDVGGESTRPGADPVPAEEEIDRIVPVIERISDLDAMVSVDTRKAAVAEAALEAGADLLNDVSGLDDPEMRFVAAEHDAPLVVMHSIDAPVVPERDVEYDDVVEDVIEQLQERVLLAEKAGLDREQIVVDPGLGFGKSPEEDMELLARADELHALDCPVLIGHSHKSMFERAGYEHGERLHPTVAATALAAERGADLVRVHDVAENAAAVRVRDAMESAGRE; via the coding sequence ATGGAGTATCACGAGGCGGCGAACTTCCTCTACGATCTGCGGTCGTTCGGCATCCGTCCGGGGACGGAGTCGACCGCGGATCTGCTCGCCCACCTCGACGTCGCCGACGGCCCGCGGTTCGTTCAGGTCGCGGGGTCGAACGGCAAGGGAAGCACCGCGCGGATGGTCGAGCGGGTCCTCCGCGAGGCCGGGCTGTCGGTCGGACTGTACACCTCGCCGCACTTCGATGACCTGCGCGAGCGCGTCCGGATCGACGGCAGGAAGATCCCCCGGAAGGCGGTGACCGAGTTCGTCGAGGCCGCCCGCTCGTACGTCACCGACCGGGCGGCGGACGGCGCGTCGCCGACGTTCTTCGAGGCGATGACGGCGATGGCGGTGTGGCAGTTCGCCCGCCGCGACGTGGACGTCGCCGTGCTCGAAGTGGGCATCGGCGGGAAGCTCGACGCGACGAGCGCCGTCGACCCGGTCGCGAGCGCCGTGACGAACGTCGCGCTGGAGCACACGAGCGTCCTCGGCGACACCGTCGAGGAGATCGCCCGCGACAAGGCCCACGTCGCGCCCGAGGGCGCTCCGCTGGTGACCGGCGCGACCGGCGACACGCTGGCGGCGGTCCGCGAGGTGGCGGGCGACGTGGTGACCGTCGGCGAGGGCGACGCCGACGTGACCGTCACGTACGAGGGGCGGGTCAACCACACCGAGGCGGGCGTCACCGTCGAGGGGCCGGACTGGCGCGTCGAGACGCGCCTCTCGACGATCGGCGCGCACCAGGCGTCGAACGCCGGCATCGCGAGCGTCCTCGCCCGGCAGGTCGCGGACGTCTCCGAGGAGTCGCTCGAACGCGGCCTCCGGAACGCCCACTGGCCCGGCCGCTTCGAGGTGATGCGGCAGTCGCCGACGGTCGTCCTCGACGGCGCGCACAATCCGGCCGCCTGCGAGCGCCTCGCGGCGACGGTCGAGGAGTTCGACTACGACGACCTCCACCTCGTGTTCGGCGCGATGCACGACAAGGACCACCGCGAGATGGCCGCGGCGCTCCCGACGCCGGACAGCGTGACGACCTGCAAGCCGAACCTCGACCGCGCCGAGAGCGAGGACGTGCTCGCCGAGGTGTTCGAGCGCGCCGGCGCCGGCGAGATCCACTCCCGAAACTCCGTGGCGGGCGCGTTGGAGCGGACGCTCCAGGCCGCCGGCGATGGCGACTTCGTGCTCGTGACGGGGTCGCTGTTCGCCGTCGCCGAGGCGCGGGCGCGCTGGACGAGCGCGCCGATCCCGAAGACGCTCCGCGACATAGAGGACTCCCGCGAGGCGCTGGAGAACGCCGACGTGACCGCGCCGGGCGTCTGGCGGATGCGCGGCAAGGGCGTCCACCGCGCGCTGAAGGTGCGCGTCCAGCGACGGCAGGCCCAGTACCTCAAGGAGGAGATGCTGTCGCTCGGCGGCGAGTGCGCCATCTCGGGGTTGAACGAGCGCGAGGACGTCGTCCTCGACGCCGTGCTGATGGGGACGCTCGCGCAGTTCAAGCGCCTCGCCGAGAAACTCGACGACCAGCCGTACGGGCTCTCCGTGTTCGCCGACGACGTGCGGGACGCGCTCGACATCGGCGCCGGGCCGCCGGAACGGGGCTACCCGTGGCAGGACGGCACGGCGGTGATGGGCATCCTCAACGTCACGCCCGACTCCTTCCACGACGGCGGCGAGTACGACCGCGTGGACGCCGCCGTCCGCCGCGCCGAGGAGATGGTCGAGAACGGCGCGGACGTGATCGACGTGGGCGGGGAGAGCACCCGCCCCGGCGCGGACCCCGTCCCGGCCGAGGAGGAGATAGACCGCATCGTCCCCGTGATCGAGCGGATCAGCGACCTCGACGCGATGGTGTCGGTCGACACGCGCAAGGCCGCGGTCGCCGAGGCCGCTCTGGAGGCGGGCGCCGACCTGCTCAACGACGTGTCCGGGCTCGACGACCCGGAGATGCGCTTCGTCGCCGCCGAGCACGACGCACCGCTGGTCGTGATGCACAGCATCGACGCGCCGGTCGTCCCGGAGCGCGACGTCGAGTACGACGACGTGGTCGAGGACGTGATCGAGCAGCTGCAAGAGCGCGTCCTGCTGGCCGAGAAGGCCGGCCTCGACCGCGAGCAGATCGTCGTCGACCCCGGCCTCGGCTTCGGCAAGTCGCCGGAGGAGGACATGGAACTGCTCGCCCGGGCCGACGAACTCCACGCGCTCGACTGCCCGGTGCTCATCGGCCACTCGCACAAGTCCATGTTCGAGCGCGCCGGCTACGAGCACGGCGAGCGCCTCCACCCGACCGTCGCGGCGACGGCGCTGGCCGCCGAACGCGGCGCGGACCTCGTCCGTGTTCACGACGTGGCCGAGAACGCCGCCGCCGTCCGCGTCCGCGACGCGATGGAGTCGGCGGGTCGAGAGTAG
- a CDS encoding HalOD1 output domain-containing protein, with protein sequence MQRYELGPEEEPVDGVSMVIAALENRRPDELDLIADRISPDALNGLFAASETASIRLQFPYHEYEVVVTGDAVQVFEPWDEPEH encoded by the coding sequence ATGCAGCGCTACGAGCTCGGCCCCGAGGAGGAGCCGGTCGACGGCGTCTCCATGGTGATCGCCGCCCTGGAGAACCGTCGCCCCGACGAACTGGACCTGATCGCCGATCGGATCAGCCCGGATGCCCTGAACGGCCTGTTCGCGGCGTCGGAGACGGCGTCGATCCGGCTCCAGTTCCCCTACCACGAGTACGAGGTGGTCGTCACGGGGGATGCGGTGCAGGTATTCGAACCGTGGGACGAGCCCGAGCACTGA